One window of the Montipora foliosa isolate CH-2021 chromosome 4, ASM3666993v2, whole genome shotgun sequence genome contains the following:
- the LOC137998958 gene encoding putative ammonium transporter 3, translating into MNQTNWTTVASPSNPSASRKTDSIDNPDDATWILTSAFIIFTMQSGFGLLESGSVSRKNEANIFVKNAIDVIFGGLSYWIFGFAFTFALNHRGNGFCGLGYFLTDADENQMGNVFSRYFFQLSFATTATTIVSGAMAERTSLKAYTMYSFLNTLTYSFPAHWIWDHSGWLNRMGAVDIAGCGPVHLVGGVSGLVATLMLKPRTGRFDENAPPRQMASPTNVMLGTFMLWWGWLGFNCGSTFGISGMKWKLASRAAVVTINGSVGGGTLGMMYSVFWFKNKLDIPTFVTGILSGLVGVTAISPLAHPWEAILIGAIGALLACPGCALLNRLLIDDPVGCIPTHCFAGAWGLLAVALFAEKDIVSELAFSDEYGILKGGPWRFLGIQMLTIVAVAAWTAAMTFLELLLVNKIFGLRVSIENELLGADRVEHGILEFEVTLRHNNDAKENDPEQQRSVKINVPDDLPINSGPDDTDKHDKEYNYFWKRARTKTFATKWRRNTVSITETGNGSQRGYSSAV; encoded by the exons ATGAACCAGACGAACTGGACAACAGTTGCTTCTCCATCAAATCCATCTGCCAGCCGTAAAACCGATAGCATAGACAATCCGGACGATGCAACTTGGATTCTGACAAGCGCGTTTATTATTTTTACGATGCAATCTGGATTTGGCCTCTTGGAATCCGGCTCAGTTTCCAGAAAAAACGAAGCcaacatttttgtaaagaatgCTATAGATGTGATATTTGGGGGATTATCATATTGGATTTTTGGATTCGCGTTCACTTTCGCACTTAACCATCGCGGAAATGGATTCTGTGGGCTCGGCTACTTCTTGACGGACGCCGATGAAAACCAAATGGGGAACGTATTTTCGAGGTATTTCTTTCAGCTCTCGTTCGCAACGACAGCAACAACCATTGTTTCGGGCGCGATGGCCGAGAGAACCAGTTTAAAAGCTTACACCATGTACTCGTTCCTCAATACTTTAACATACAGTTTTCCGGCTCATTGGATTTGGGATCACAGTGGTTGGCTCAACAGAATGGGTGCAGTGGATATCGCTGGCTGTGGTCCAGTGCATTTGGTTGGCGGTGTGAGTGGTTTAGTAGCCACGTTAATGTTGAAGCCACGGACCGGACGCTTTGATGAAAACGCCCCTCCAAGACAAATGGCGTCCCCGACAAATGTCATGCTCGGAACTTTCATGCTGTGGTGGGGTTGGCTGGGGTTCAACTGTGGTAGCACCTTCGGCATCAGTGGCATGAAGTGGAAACTAGCTTCCAG GGCAGCTGTTGTAACTATCAATGGATCCGTCGGTGGAGGAACTCTTGGAATGATGTACAG tgttttttggTTCAAAAACAAGTTGGACATTCCAACCTTTGTGACCGGTATCCTGTCAGGCCTCGTTGGTGTAACGG CTATCTCGCCTCTAGCTCATCCCTGGGAAGCCATCCTAATTGGTGCAATAGGTGCCCTGTTGGCATGCCCCGGATGTGCTCTTCTTAACCGTCTCCTCATTGACGACCCAGTTGGCTGCATCCCCACGCACTGCTTTGCAGGAGCCTGGGGTCTACTGGCGGTTGCGTTATTTGCCGAGAAAGACATTGTTAGCGAATTGGCATTCTCTGACGAATACGGGATCCTCAAGGGTGGTCCTTGGCGCTTTCTTGGCATACAGATGCTCACTATCGTTGCTGTAGCTGCATGGACAGCGGCTATGACGTTCCTTGAGCTGCTATTGGTTAACAAGATTTTTGGGCTGCGTGTGAGCATAGAAAACGAACTGTTGGGCGCTGACAGAGTTGAGCACGGGATTTTAGAGTTCGAAGTCACTCTCCGACACAATAACGATGCCAAAGAAAACGACCCCGAGCAGCAACGATCTGTGAAGATAAATGTGCCGGATGATCTACCGATAAATTCAGGTCCAGACGACACTGACAAACATGACAAAGAGTACAACTATTTCTGGAAAAGGGCTCGTACAAAGACTTTTGCGACGAAATGGCGAAGAAACACAGTATCGATTACTGAAACTGGAAATGGGAGTCAACGAGGCTATTCTTCTGCGGTGTAA
- the LOC137998957 gene encoding putative ammonium transporter 3, producing MNQTNWTTVASTSIPSASRKTNSIDNPDDATWILTSAFIIFTMQSGFGLLESGSVSRKNEANIFVKNAIDVIFGGLSYWIFGFAFTFALDHRGNGFCGLGYFLTDADENQMGQIYSKYFFQLSFSTTATTIVSGSMAERTSLKAYTMYSFLNTLTYSLPAHWIWDHGGWLNRMGAVDIAGCGPVHLVGGVSGLVATLMLKPRIGRFDENAPPRQMASPTNVMLGTFMLWWGWLGFNCGSTFGITGMKWKLASRAAVVTINGSIGGGALGMMYSYFSFKNKLDIPTFVTGILSGLVSVTAISPLAHPWEAILIGAIGALLACPGCALLDRLRIDDPVSCIPTHRFAGAWGLLAVALFAEKDIISESAFSDEYGILKGGPWRFLGIQMLTIVAVAAWTAAMTFLELLLVNKIFGLRVSIENELLGADRVEHGILEFEVTLRHNNDAKENDSEQQRSVKINVPDDLPINLGPDDTDKGYKYFWKRAHTKTFATKWRRNTVSIPETGSGSQRDHPSAVG from the exons ATGAACCAGACGAACTGGACAACAGTTGCTTCAACATCAATTCCATCTGCCAGCCGTAAAACCAATAGCATAGACAATCCGGACGATGCAACTTGGATTCTGACAAGCGCGTTTATTATTTTTACGATGCAATCTGGATTTGGCCTCTTGGAATCCGGCTCAGTTTCCAGAAAAAATGAAGCcaacatttttgtaaagaatgCTATAGATGTGATATTTGGGGGATTATCATATTGGATTTTTGGATTCGCGTTCACTTTCGCACTTGACCATCGCGGAAATGGATTCTGTGGGCTTGGCTACTTCTTGACGGATGCCGATGAAAACCAAATGGGACAAATCTATTCCAAGTATTTCTTTCAGCTTTCGTTCTCAACGACAGCAACAACCATTGTTTCGGGCTCGATGGCCGAGAGAACCAGTTTAAAAGCTTACACCATGTACTCGTTCCTCAATACTCTAACATACAGTCTTCCGGCTCATTGGATTTGGGATCATGGTGGTTGGCTCAACAGAATGGGTGCAGTGGATATCGCTGGCTGTGGTCCAGTGCATTTGGTTGGCGGTGTGAGTGGTTTAGTAGCCACGTTAATGTTGAAGCCACGGATCGGACGCTTCGATGAAAACGCCCCGCCAAGACAAATGGCGTCCCCGACAAATGTCATGCTCGGAACTTTCATGCTGTGGTGGGGTTGGCTGGGATTCAACTGTGGTAGCACCTTCGGCATCACTGGCATGAAGTGGAAACTAGCTTCCAG GGCAGCGGTTGTAACTATCAATGGATCCATCGGTGGAGGAGCTCTTGGAATGATGTACAG TTATTTTTCGTTCAAAAACAAGTTGGACATTCCAACCTTTGTGACCGGTATCCTGTCAGGCCTCGTTAGTGTAACGG CTATCTCGCCTCTAGCTCATCCTTGGGAAGCCATCCTAATTGGTGCAATAGGCGCCCTGTTGGCATGCCCCGGATGTGCTCTTCTTGACCGTCTCCGCATTGACGACCCAGTTAGCTGCATCCCCACGCACCGCTTTGCAGGAGCCTGGGGTCTACTGGCGGTTGCGTTATTTGCCGAGAAAGACATTATTAGCGAATCGGCATTCTCTGACGAATACGGGATCCTCAAGGGTGGTCCTTGGCGCTTTCTTGGCATACAGATGCTCACTATCGTTGCTGTAGCTGCATGGACAGCAGCTATGACGTTTCTTGAGCTGCTATTGGTTAACAAGATTTTTGGGCTGCGCGTGAGCATAGAAAACGAACTGTTGGGCGCTGACAGAGTTGAGCACGGGATTTTAGAGTTCGAAGTCACTCTTCGACACAATAACGATGCCAAAGAAAACGACTCCGAGCAGCAACGATCTGTGAAGATAAATGTGCCGGATGATCTGCCTATAAATTTAGGTCCAGACGACACTGACAAAGGGTACAAATATTTCTGGAAGAGGGCTCATACAAAGACTTTTGCGACGAAATGGCGAAGAAACACAGTATCGATTCCTGAAACTGGAAGTGGGAGTCAACGAGACCATCCTTCTGCGGTGGGATAA